A window of the Lagopus muta isolate bLagMut1 chromosome 1, bLagMut1 primary, whole genome shotgun sequence genome harbors these coding sequences:
- the RBBP7 gene encoding histone-binding protein RBBP7, with product MASKEVLEDTVEERVISEEYKIWKKNTPFLYDLVMTHALEWPSLTVQWLPDVTRPEGKDYALHWLVLGTHTSDEQNHLVVARVQIPNDDQFDTSQYDSEKGEFGGFGSVTGKIETEIKINHEGEVNRARYMPQNPCIIATKTPSADVLVFDYTKHPSKPDPNGECNPDLRLRGHQKEGYGLSWNSNLKGHLLSASDDHTVCLWDISAAPKEGKIVDAKAIFTGHSAVVEDVAWHLLHESLFGSVADDQKLMIWDTRSNTTSKPSHSVDAHTAEVNCLSFNPYSEFILATGSADKTVALWDLRNLKLKLHSFESHKDEIFQVHWSPHNETILASSGTDRRLNVWDLSKIGEEQSAEDAEDGPPELLFIHGGHTAKISDFSWNPNEPWVICSVSEDNIMQIWQMAENIYNDEEPDIAAAELEGQGT from the exons ATGGCGAGTAAGGAAG TGCTGGAGGACACGGTGGAGGAGCGTGTCATCAGTGAGGAGTACAAGATCTGGAAGAAGAACACCCCCTTCTTGTACGATCTGGTGATGACACACGCGCTGGAGTGGCCTAGCCTCACCGTGCAGTGGCTGCCTGATGTGACCAG GCCAGAGGGAAAGGATTATGCTCTACACTGGCTGGTTTTAGGAACTCACACCTCTGATGAACAGAACCACCTGGTTGTTGCAAGAGTCCAGATACCCAATGATGATCAGTTTGATACCTCCCAGTATGACAGTGAGAAAGGAG AGTTTGGTGGGTTTGGATCTGTGACTGGCAAAATTGAAACCGAGATTAAAATTAACCATGAAGGCGAAGTGAATCGCGCTCGTTACATGCCACAGAACCCATGCATCATTGCTACTAAAACTCCTTCTGCTGACGTGTTGGTATTTGACTACACTAAACATCCTTCAAAACCAG accCAAATGGAGAGTGTAATCCAGATCTTAGATTAAGAGGGCACCAGAAAGAAGGCTATGGTTTGTCATGGAACTCAAATTTGAAAGGACATCTTCTCAGTGCATCAGATGATCAT ACTGTGTGTTTATGGGATATAAGCGCTGCACCAAAAGAAGGCAAAATTGTTGATGCAAAAGCAATCTTCACTGGGCACTCTGCAGTAGTAGAAGACGTGGCATGGCATCTGCTTCATGAGTCTCTGTTTGGATCTGTGGCTGACGATCAGAAGCTTATGAT CTGGGACACGAGATCTAATACTACATCCAAGCCGAGTCATTCTGTTGATGCTCATACAGCTGAGGTCAACTGTCTGTCCTTCAATCCATACAGCGAGTTCATTTTAGCAACTGGTTCGGCTGACAAG acaGTCGCTTTATGGGACCTTCGAAACTTGAAATTGAAGCTTCATTCTTTTGAGTCTCACAAGGATGAAATTTTTCAG gTTCATTGGTCTCCTCATAATGAAACAATCCTTGCTTCAAGTGGTACTGATCGTCGGCTTAATGTGTGGGATCTAAG TAAAATTGGAGAAGAACAATCTGCAGAGGATGCAGAAGATGGGCCTCCTGAACTCCTG TTTATTCATGGAGGACACACTGCCAAAATTTCAGACTTCAGTTGGAATCCTAATGAGCCTTGGGTCATCTGTTCTGTATCAGAGGACAACATAATGCAGATATGGCAAATG GCAGAAAACATTTACAATGATGAAGAACCAGAtatagcagcagcagaactggaaGGTCAAGGAACGTAA
- the TXLNG gene encoding gamma-taxilin isoform X2, which produces MEEAGSQEMGMNNQDQLMNSRCNELSNTVLQHTQPNCDGLENTDTLEGTEYITKNRKLPGSTCCSQESREETPGREETRTDPPDGQQDPESEKHKEKTLGKEVLLLMQALNTLSTPEEKLAALCKKYADLLEESRNVQKQMKILQKKQAQVVKEKVHLQSEHSKAILARSKLESLCRELQRHNKTLKEENIQQAREEEERRKEATAHFQITLNEIQAQLEQHDIHNAKLRQENIELGEKLKKLIEQYALREEHIDKVFKHKELQQQLVDAKLQQTTQLIKEAEEKHQREREFLLKEATESRHKCEQMKQQEAQLKQQLSLYMDKFEEFQTTMAKSNELFTTFRQEMEKMTKKIKKLEKETIVWRTKWENNNKALLQMAEEKTVRDKEYKGFQIKLERLEKLCRALQTERNELNEKVEVLKEQVSLREADVDLAVQVLQSCTLNSHEELESPTDTEAGIQPNVESHAANRSEKTVLTSPVPGTESVD; this is translated from the exons ATGGAAGAAGCTGGATCCCAGGAGATGGGAATGAATAACCAGGATCAGCTGATGAACAGCAGGTGCAATGAATTGTCTAACACAGTGTTACAGCATACGCAGCCCAACTGTGACGGCCTGGAAAACACGGACACATTGGAAGGAACTGAGTATatcacaaagaacagaaagctcCCAGGGTCCACGTGCTGCTCTCAGGAGTCTCGTGAGGAGACTCCTGGAAGAGAGGAAACCCGTACTGATCCACCTGATGGCCAACAAGATCCAGAGAGCGAAAAGCACAAAGAGAAAACTTTAG GAAAAGAAGTACTATTATTAATGCAAGCTTTGAACACGCTTTCTACCCCAGAGGAAAAGTTGGCGGCTTTGTGCAAAAAGTATGCTGATCTG TTGGAAGAGAGCCGGAATGTtcaaaagcagatgaagatactgcagaaaaagcaagcaCAAGTTGTGAAGGAGAAAGTCCACTTGCAGAGCGAGCATAGCAAGGCCATTTTGGCACGCAGCAAACTGGAATCTCTGTGTCGGGAGCTTCAGCGTCATAACAAGACTTTAAAG gaagaaaacatccaGCAAGCACGTGAAGAGGAGGAAAGGCGAAAAGAAGCAACTGCACATTTCCAGATTACTCTGAATGAAATTCAGGCTCAACTGGAACAGCATGATATACATAACGCCAAGCTCCGTCAGGAAAATATTGAGctgggagaaaaactgaaaaagctcATTGAGCAATATGCCTTGCGAGAAGAG catattGATAAAGTGTTCAAGCAtaaagaactgcagcagcaactTGTGGATGCCAAGCTCCAGCAAACTACCCAACTTATtaaagaagcagaggagaaacaTCAGCGGGAAAGAGAGTTT ctGCTAAAAGAAGCTACTGAGTCCAGACACAAATGTGAACAGATGAAGCAACAGGAAGCACAGCTGAAGCAgcag CTTTCTCTCTACATGGATAAATTTGAGGAATTCCAGACTACCATGGCAAAAAGTAATGAACTGTTTACAACCTTCAGGCAAGAAATGGAGAAG ATGACCAAAAAGATcaagaaactggaaaaagaaactatAGTGTGGCGTACAAAATGGGAGAACAACAACAAGGCTCTTTTGCAGATGGCTGAAGAG AAAACAGTAAGAGATAAAGAATACAAGGGCTTTCAGATAAAACTGGAGCGTTTGGAGAAGCTATGCAGGGCTCTTCAGACAGAAAGGAACGAGCTGAATGAGAAGGTGGAAGTCCTTAAGGAGCAAGTTTCTCTCAGAGAAGCAGATGTGGATCTAGCTGTGCAGGTGTTGCAGTCCTGTACACTCAATTCCCACGAGGAGCTGGAAAGTCCCACTGACACAGAAGCAGGAATCCAGCCCAACGTTGAATCACACGCAGCAAATCGTTCCGAAAAGACTGTCTTGACAAGTCCTGTTCCTGGCACTGAATCTGTAGACTAA
- the TXLNG gene encoding gamma-taxilin isoform X1 — MATRGAEAARGGGSGGGGGAAGRNRRHSQGRGGEEVVAGASGSPELVVGAMEEAGSQEMGMNNQDQLMNSRCNELSNTVLQHTQPNCDGLENTDTLEGTEYITKNRKLPGSTCCSQESREETPGREETRTDPPDGQQDPESEKHKEKTLGKEVLLLMQALNTLSTPEEKLAALCKKYADLLEESRNVQKQMKILQKKQAQVVKEKVHLQSEHSKAILARSKLESLCRELQRHNKTLKEENIQQAREEEERRKEATAHFQITLNEIQAQLEQHDIHNAKLRQENIELGEKLKKLIEQYALREEHIDKVFKHKELQQQLVDAKLQQTTQLIKEAEEKHQREREFLLKEATESRHKCEQMKQQEAQLKQQLSLYMDKFEEFQTTMAKSNELFTTFRQEMEKMTKKIKKLEKETIVWRTKWENNNKALLQMAEEKTVRDKEYKGFQIKLERLEKLCRALQTERNELNEKVEVLKEQVSLREADVDLAVQVLQSCTLNSHEELESPTDTEAGIQPNVESHAANRSEKTVLTSPVPGTESVD; from the exons ATGGCGACGCGCGGAGCGGAGGCAGCGCGGGGAGgaggcagcggcggcggcggcggcgcggcgggacGGAACCGGCGCCACAGTCAGGGTCGGGGAGGCGAGGAGGTGGTGGCGGGCGCCAGCGGCAGCCCGGAG ttgGTTGTTGGTGCAATGGAAGAAGCTGGATCCCAGGAGATGGGAATGAATAACCAGGATCAGCTGATGAACAGCAGGTGCAATGAATTGTCTAACACAGTGTTACAGCATACGCAGCCCAACTGTGACGGCCTGGAAAACACGGACACATTGGAAGGAACTGAGTATatcacaaagaacagaaagctcCCAGGGTCCACGTGCTGCTCTCAGGAGTCTCGTGAGGAGACTCCTGGAAGAGAGGAAACCCGTACTGATCCACCTGATGGCCAACAAGATCCAGAGAGCGAAAAGCACAAAGAGAAAACTTTAG GAAAAGAAGTACTATTATTAATGCAAGCTTTGAACACGCTTTCTACCCCAGAGGAAAAGTTGGCGGCTTTGTGCAAAAAGTATGCTGATCTG TTGGAAGAGAGCCGGAATGTtcaaaagcagatgaagatactgcagaaaaagcaagcaCAAGTTGTGAAGGAGAAAGTCCACTTGCAGAGCGAGCATAGCAAGGCCATTTTGGCACGCAGCAAACTGGAATCTCTGTGTCGGGAGCTTCAGCGTCATAACAAGACTTTAAAG gaagaaaacatccaGCAAGCACGTGAAGAGGAGGAAAGGCGAAAAGAAGCAACTGCACATTTCCAGATTACTCTGAATGAAATTCAGGCTCAACTGGAACAGCATGATATACATAACGCCAAGCTCCGTCAGGAAAATATTGAGctgggagaaaaactgaaaaagctcATTGAGCAATATGCCTTGCGAGAAGAG catattGATAAAGTGTTCAAGCAtaaagaactgcagcagcaactTGTGGATGCCAAGCTCCAGCAAACTACCCAACTTATtaaagaagcagaggagaaacaTCAGCGGGAAAGAGAGTTT ctGCTAAAAGAAGCTACTGAGTCCAGACACAAATGTGAACAGATGAAGCAACAGGAAGCACAGCTGAAGCAgcag CTTTCTCTCTACATGGATAAATTTGAGGAATTCCAGACTACCATGGCAAAAAGTAATGAACTGTTTACAACCTTCAGGCAAGAAATGGAGAAG ATGACCAAAAAGATcaagaaactggaaaaagaaactatAGTGTGGCGTACAAAATGGGAGAACAACAACAAGGCTCTTTTGCAGATGGCTGAAGAG AAAACAGTAAGAGATAAAGAATACAAGGGCTTTCAGATAAAACTGGAGCGTTTGGAGAAGCTATGCAGGGCTCTTCAGACAGAAAGGAACGAGCTGAATGAGAAGGTGGAAGTCCTTAAGGAGCAAGTTTCTCTCAGAGAAGCAGATGTGGATCTAGCTGTGCAGGTGTTGCAGTCCTGTACACTCAATTCCCACGAGGAGCTGGAAAGTCCCACTGACACAGAAGCAGGAATCCAGCCCAACGTTGAATCACACGCAGCAAATCGTTCCGAAAAGACTGTCTTGACAAGTCCTGTTCCTGGCACTGAATCTGTAGACTAA